Proteins encoded within one genomic window of Siniperca chuatsi isolate FFG_IHB_CAS linkage group LG4, ASM2008510v1, whole genome shotgun sequence:
- the rps13 gene encoding 40S ribosomal protein S13, whose protein sequence is MGRMHAPGKGLSQSALPYRRSVPTWLKLTSDDVKEQIFKLAKKGLTPSQIGVILRDSHGVAQVRFVTGNKILRILKSKGLAPDLPEDLYHLIKKAVAVRKHLERNRKDKDAKFRLILIESRIHRLARYYKTKRVLAPNWKYESSTASALVA, encoded by the exons ATGGGTCGCATGCACGCTCCCGG AAAGGGCTTGTCCCAGTCAGCTCTGCCTTACAGGCGCAGTGTTCCCACT TGGCTGAAGCTCACGTCCGATGATGTCAAAGAGCAGATCTTCAAGCTGGCCAAAAAGGGTCTGACCCCCTCTCAGATTG GTGTGATTCTGAGGGACTCCCATGGTGTGGCCCAGGTACGTTTCGTCACTGGCAACAAGATCCTGAGGATCCTGAAGTCCAAGGGTCTGGCCCCTgacctgcctgaggatctcTACCACCTTATCAAGAAGGCTGTGGCAGTCAGGAAGCATctggagagaaacagaaag GACAAGGATGCCAAGTTCCGTCTGATTCTCATTGAGAGCAGGATCCACAGGCTGGCCCGTTACTACAAGACCAAGAGAGTACTGGCCCCCAACTGGAAGTA TGAGTCCTCTACAGCTTCTGCTCTGGTGGCATAA